One genomic region from Aliarcobacter cryaerophilus ATCC 43158 encodes:
- the abc-f gene encoding ribosomal protection-like ABC-F family protein: MVQIVNLKKSFGARVLFAEINLKLDTGKRYGLIGANGAGKTTFLKILSGQEDATEGEVQIQNGKKVGVLSQNQFAFENFTLFDTVLMGNKRLYDAVKEKEELYLSPEFTDEVNNRLAELEIICCEEDPTYEYDIKVTKILEDLGFPASTQQNLMSTLTGGDKVKILLAQVLYPKPDILFLDEPTNNLDIDTIGWLENQLQHHDGTMVVISHDRHFLNAVCTNILDVDFKKIREFSGTYDDWYIASTLIAKQQQTDVSKKQKEKEELEKFIARFSANASKAKQATSRQKQLDKLDIQAIEVSSRRDPSIIFRQKREVGKELLNIKNISKSYGDKVVLNDISFTLEKGDKIALIGPNGVGKTTLCEILVGNLQADSGEVLWGATIQNSYFPQNTTDFINGDMTLYDWLRGFDRDADIGEIRNCLGRMLFNGQEQEKKVDSCSGGEKHRMMLSKIMLEQGNFLVLDEPTNHLDLEAIIALGEGLHQYAGSVICVSHDRELLDAYANRIIEIQADGTIIDFKGSYEEFMESKSA, from the coding sequence ATGGTTCAAATAGTTAATTTAAAAAAATCTTTCGGAGCAAGAGTTCTTTTTGCTGAGATAAATCTAAAACTTGATACTGGGAAAAGATATGGTTTGATTGGTGCTAATGGTGCTGGTAAAACAACATTTCTAAAAATTCTTTCAGGACAAGAAGATGCAACTGAAGGAGAAGTACAAATTCAAAATGGGAAAAAAGTAGGGGTTTTATCTCAAAATCAATTTGCTTTTGAAAACTTTACTCTTTTTGATACAGTTTTAATGGGAAATAAAAGACTTTATGATGCTGTAAAAGAGAAAGAAGAGTTGTATTTAAGTCCTGAATTTACAGATGAAGTAAATAATAGATTAGCAGAGCTAGAGATTATTTGTTGTGAAGAAGACCCAACTTATGAATATGATATTAAAGTTACAAAAATTCTTGAAGATTTAGGTTTTCCAGCTTCTACTCAACAAAATTTAATGAGTACATTAACAGGTGGAGATAAAGTTAAAATACTTTTAGCACAGGTTTTATATCCAAAACCAGATATTTTATTTTTAGATGAGCCTACAAATAACTTAGATATTGATACTATTGGTTGGCTTGAAAATCAACTTCAGCACCATGATGGAACAATGGTTGTAATTTCTCATGATAGACACTTTTTAAATGCAGTTTGTACAAATATCTTAGATGTTGATTTCAAAAAAATAAGAGAGTTTAGCGGAACTTATGATGATTGGTATATCGCATCAACACTTATAGCAAAACAACAACAAACAGATGTAAGTAAAAAGCAAAAAGAGAAAGAAGAACTTGAAAAATTTATTGCTAGATTTAGTGCAAATGCTTCAAAAGCAAAACAAGCAACTTCAAGACAAAAACAACTCGATAAATTAGATATACAAGCTATTGAAGTATCAAGTAGAAGAGATCCATCTATTATTTTTAGACAAAAAAGAGAGGTTGGAAAAGAGCTTTTAAATATTAAAAATATCTCAAAATCTTATGGAGATAAAGTTGTTTTAAATGATATTTCATTTACTCTTGAAAAAGGTGATAAAATTGCATTAATCGGTCCAAATGGGGTTGGAAAAACAACACTTTGTGAAATCTTAGTAGGTAATTTACAAGCTGATAGTGGAGAAGTTTTATGGGGAGCAACTATTCAAAACTCTTATTTTCCTCAAAATACAACAGATTTTATAAATGGAGATATGACTTTATATGACTGGTTAAGAGGCTTTGATAGAGATGCTGATATTGGAGAGATTAGAAATTGTCTTGGAAGAATGCTATTTAATGGTCAAGAGCAAGAGAAAAAAGTTGATTCTTGTTCTGGTGGTGAAAAACACAGAATGATGCTATCTAAAATTATGTTAGAACAAGGAAATTTCCTTGTTCTTGATGAACCAACAAATCATCTTGACCTTGAAGCTATTATTGCTTTAGGTGAGGGTTTACATCAATATGCTGGTTCAGTTATTTGTGTATCTCACGATAGAGAGTTACTTGATGCTTATGCAAATAGAATTATTGAAATTCAAGCTGATGGAACTATTATTGACTTTAAAGGAAGTTATGAAGAGTTTATGGAATCTAAATCAGCTTAA
- a CDS encoding NAD(P)H-dependent oxidoreductase encodes MEKTFQEAMDFRHACKIFDETKKISSDDLNFILEAGRKSPSSFGQEPWKFLVITNEELKAKIRPFCWDQPQITTCSHLVVILAAIDSTKPTSSEVLRKFNRRGMAQEMVDAYIKKYTSHLEDTFSSDEKTFAWTSRQTYIAMANMMTAAAIRGIDSCPIEGFEKENVEKVLNLNTKEYQLSVIVPFGYRIKEQSTQIRDKFEDIVEFIN; translated from the coding sequence ATGGAAAAAACATTTCAAGAAGCTATGGATTTTAGACATGCTTGTAAAATATTTGATGAAACAAAAAAAATAAGTAGTGATGATTTAAATTTTATTTTGGAAGCTGGAAGAAAATCTCCTAGTTCTTTTGGTCAAGAGCCTTGGAAATTTTTGGTTATTACAAATGAAGAGTTAAAAGCAAAAATTAGACCTTTTTGTTGGGATCAACCTCAAATTACAACTTGCTCACATTTAGTTGTAATCTTAGCAGCAATAGATAGTACAAAACCAACTTCAAGTGAAGTATTAAGAAAGTTTAATAGAAGAGGAATGGCTCAAGAGATGGTAGATGCTTATATTAAAAAATATACAAGTCATTTGGAAGATACATTTAGTAGCGATGAAAAAACTTTTGCTTGGACTTCAAGACAGACATATATTGCAATGGCAAATATGATGACAGCAGCAGCTATTAGAGGGATTGATTCTTGTCCTATTGAAGGTTTTGAAAAAGAGAATGTTGAAAAAGTTTTAAATCTAAATACAAAAGAGTATCAACTTTCTGTAATTGTTCCTTTTGGTTATAGAATAAAAGAGCAAAGTACACAAATAAGAGATAAATTTGAAGATATTGTTGAATTTATAAACTAA
- a CDS encoding NAD(P)H-dependent oxidoreductase → MKKVLIINGHQYYDVVARGELTKKYIDKATKFFLDNGFEVKHTNIEEGYKTQDECEKFEWADAIILQYPVYWMGVPWITKKYFDETFTQGRHYESDGRSRSDESKTYGSGGLLKGKKYMLSITYNCPKSEFNNPDGFFDGLSLDEANVATHKTFQFVGLEALKTYSVHDIFKGDLDLNKELVKFEETLKENFL, encoded by the coding sequence ATGAAAAAAGTTTTAATTATAAATGGACATCAATATTATGATGTAGTAGCACGTGGTGAATTAACAAAAAAATATATAGATAAAGCAACAAAGTTTTTTTTAGATAATGGTTTTGAAGTAAAACATACAAATATAGAAGAGGGTTATAAAACTCAAGATGAGTGCGAAAAATTTGAGTGGGCTGATGCTATAATTTTACAGTACCCAGTTTATTGGATGGGAGTTCCTTGGATTACAAAAAAATATTTTGATGAAACTTTTACTCAAGGAAGACATTATGAAAGTGATGGAAGAAGTAGAAGTGATGAGAGTAAAACTTATGGAAGTGGAGGACTTTTAAAAGGTAAAAAATATATGTTAAGTATTACTTACAACTGTCCAAAAAGTGAGTTCAATAATCCAGATGGCTTTTTTGATGGTTTATCTTTAGATGAAGCAAATGTTGCTACTCATAAAACATTTCAATTTGTTGGACTTGAAGCTTTAAAAACTTACTCTGTTCATGATATTTTTAAAGGTGATTTAGATTTAAATAAAGAGTTGGTTAAATTTGAAGAGACTTTAAAAGAGAATTTTTTATAA
- a CDS encoding AEC family transporter, whose product MENILLILFALFLGYMLNRLNIMQRDGSIALNKFVLYVSYPAIILLQTPKMDFSIELMIPAIVAWTVMTLSAFLILFLSKILNFSKEVTGSLMLVAILTNSSFLGIPLLDTYLPNDNFMPYLLVYDQLGTFFAFAIYGTFIVSLYTSKTKVTFKLITVKVLTFPPFLTLIFALFLVGVEFNPTITKVLEAFALTTVPVALVAAGLQLQLKLPKEDIKPFSVALFVKLIFAPIIAIIVCKIFGWNNLAGTVSILEAAMAPMITAGAIAAMAGLAPRLSSAIVGYGILISFITTYLVKILIL is encoded by the coding sequence TTGGAAAATATATTATTGATTTTATTTGCCCTATTCTTAGGATATATGCTAAACCGTTTAAATATCATGCAAAGAGATGGCTCAATTGCTTTAAATAAATTTGTACTTTATGTATCTTATCCTGCAATTATTCTTTTACAAACTCCTAAGATGGATTTTTCCATTGAGCTTATGATTCCTGCGATTGTTGCTTGGACTGTTATGACATTAAGTGCTTTTTTGATACTTTTTTTATCAAAAATTCTTAATTTTAGTAAAGAGGTAACTGGAAGTTTAATGCTTGTTGCTATTTTAACAAATAGCTCATTTTTAGGTATTCCTCTGCTTGATACTTATTTACCAAATGATAACTTTATGCCATATTTACTAGTTTATGACCAACTTGGAACTTTCTTCGCATTTGCAATATATGGAACATTTATTGTATCACTATATACAAGTAAAACAAAAGTGACTTTTAAACTAATAACTGTAAAAGTTCTAACATTTCCACCGTTTTTGACTCTAATTTTTGCTCTATTTCTTGTAGGTGTTGAGTTTAATCCTACAATTACAAAAGTATTAGAGGCTTTTGCTTTAACAACTGTTCCTGTTGCTTTAGTTGCAGCTGGACTTCAACTTCAACTTAAGCTTCCAAAAGAGGATATAAAACCTTTTAGTGTAGCACTTTTTGTAAAACTTATTTTTGCTCCAATTATTGCAATTATTGTTTGTAAAATTTTTGGATGGAATAATTTAGCAGGAACTGTATCAATTCTTGAAGCTGCTATGGCTCCAATGATAACAGCAGGTGCAATAGCAGCAATGGCAGGTCTTGCACCAAGACTAAGTTCTGCAATAGTTGGTTATGGAATTTTAATATCGTTTATTACAACATATCTAGTTAAAATATTAATCTTATAA
- a CDS encoding thioredoxin fold domain-containing protein, with the protein MFRILKNVIFLFLFIALTLEAKEKELTNKQMLEFENLEIFKKAGIKVEKAYDIGSLYLLSVVVQGNKDEIFLTKDKNYLISGAVINTTTGMQIKAPVNLAILKDKEAFTYGNGKDEYILFTDPECSYCKKFETFLPQIKDKVKIKVFFFPLDFHENAKDLSIYIMSKKTKDEKINAMFEFNIGDNLSKVKNAKYSKNELEKLEKKLEEHINLGISLNVQGTPALFDKDGNSIVWVNLLEKYGIDFK; encoded by the coding sequence ATGTTTAGAATATTAAAAAATGTTATATTTCTCTTTTTATTTATAGCTTTAACTCTAGAAGCAAAAGAAAAAGAGCTAACAAACAAACAGATGTTAGAGTTTGAAAATTTAGAAATATTTAAAAAAGCTGGTATAAAAGTTGAAAAAGCTTACGATATAGGAAGTTTATATCTTCTTTCAGTAGTTGTGCAAGGAAATAAAGATGAAATTTTTCTAACAAAAGATAAAAACTATCTTATTTCAGGTGCTGTTATAAATACAACAACGGGGATGCAAATAAAAGCTCCTGTAAACTTAGCTATATTAAAAGATAAAGAAGCATTTACTTATGGAAATGGGAAAGATGAGTATATCCTTTTTACAGACCCTGAGTGCTCATATTGCAAAAAATTTGAAACTTTTTTACCTCAAATAAAAGATAAAGTAAAAATAAAAGTATTCTTCTTTCCTTTAGACTTTCATGAAAATGCAAAAGATTTAAGTATATACATTATGAGTAAAAAAACAAAAGATGAAAAAATTAATGCAATGTTTGAGTTTAATATTGGAGATAATTTAAGTAAAGTAAAAAATGCAAAATACTCTAAAAATGAATTAGAAAAACTAGAGAAAAAGCTTGAAGAACATATAAATTTAGGAATAAGTTTAAATGTTCAAGGAACTCCAGCATTATTTGATAAAGATGGAAATAGTATTGTCTGGGTTAATCTTTTAGAAAAATATGGAATAGATTTTAAATAA
- the ftsY gene encoding signal recognition particle-docking protein FtsY: protein MFNFLKKNKENQVVENKEESENFFSKAFSKTFASIKSVVPQKKEKISFDEIEEILIESDVEYEIIEKAMNGLPSMITRKELRHRLVMLFEHAPDVDFSNLPKPYVRLIIGVNGAGKTTTIAKLASKLKKEGQSVILGAGDTFRAAAIEQLSAWATKLDIPIIKTKQGHDSSAVAYDTISSAISRNIDNVIIDTAGRLQTQSNLNNELKKIVKVCEKALENRPYQKLMILDGTQGNSAIAQAKAFNEIVGIDGIIVTKLDGTAKGGALFSISNQLELPIFYIGVGEKQDDLIEFSPDYFVDSLLDEIYIKD from the coding sequence ATGTTTAACTTTCTTAAAAAAAATAAAGAGAATCAAGTTGTTGAAAATAAAGAAGAGAGTGAAAATTTTTTTTCAAAAGCTTTTAGCAAAACTTTTGCTTCAATAAAAAGTGTAGTACCCCAAAAAAAAGAGAAAATATCTTTTGATGAGATTGAAGAGATTTTAATAGAGTCAGATGTTGAGTATGAAATTATAGAAAAAGCTATGAATGGTTTACCATCTATGATTACAAGAAAAGAGTTAAGACACAGACTTGTAATGCTTTTTGAACATGCTCCAGATGTTGATTTCTCAAATCTTCCAAAACCTTATGTAAGATTGATAATTGGTGTAAATGGTGCTGGAAAAACTACAACTATAGCAAAGTTAGCTTCTAAATTGAAAAAAGAGGGACAAAGTGTAATTTTAGGAGCTGGAGATACTTTTAGAGCTGCTGCAATAGAGCAACTTAGCGCTTGGGCTACTAAACTTGATATCCCAATTATAAAAACAAAACAAGGGCATGATTCAAGTGCTGTAGCATACGATACAATTAGCTCTGCCATTTCTAGAAATATTGATAATGTTATTATTGATACAGCAGGAAGACTTCAAACTCAATCAAACTTAAATAATGAGTTAAAAAAGATAGTAAAAGTTTGTGAAAAAGCTTTAGAAAATAGACCATATCAAAAACTAATGATTTTGGATGGAACTCAAGGAAATAGTGCAATTGCTCAAGCAAAAGCTTTTAATGAAATTGTAGGAATAGATGGTATTATTGTAACAAAACTTGATGGAACCGCTAAAGGTGGTGCACTATTTTCAATATCAAATCAACTTGAGCTTCCTATTTTTTATATAGGTGTTGGTGAAAAACAAGATGATTTAATAGAATTTAGTCCTGATTATTTTGTAGATAGTTTACTTGATGAGATTTATATTAAAGATTAA
- a CDS encoding TlpA family protein disulfide reductase gives MKFKTLAILTILPILFFAACDSKSDKNQKTTINSAEKQFSLNTINNSQINISLNQDKINLKDINNKIVLLNFFTTWCPACKVEISNLVQIQEAYKNDIVVVGILLEEFKTNEEINELLKSYNVNYTVTNSGEAFELAKSLGGIKAIPTTFLIDKHGTFFQKYTGLVPNEMLEIDIKKLLEK, from the coding sequence ATGAAGTTTAAAACTTTAGCAATTTTAACTATTTTACCAATTTTATTTTTTGCTGCTTGTGATTCAAAAAGTGATAAAAATCAAAAAACTACAATAAATAGTGCTGAAAAGCAATTTAGTTTAAATACAATTAATAACTCACAAATAAATATATCTTTAAATCAAGATAAAATAAATTTAAAAGATATAAATAATAAAATAGTTTTATTAAACTTTTTTACAACTTGGTGTCCAGCTTGTAAGGTTGAAATTTCAAATTTAGTTCAAATTCAAGAAGCTTATAAAAATGATATTGTTGTAGTTGGAATTTTGCTTGAAGAGTTTAAAACAAATGAAGAGATAAATGAGTTGCTTAAATCTTATAATGTAAACTATACTGTAACAAACTCGGGTGAAGCTTTTGAATTGGCAAAATCATTGGGTGGAATTAAAGCGATTCCTACTACTTTTTTAATAGATAAACATGGAACATTTTTTCAAAAATATACAGGTTTAGTTCCAAATGAGATGTTAGAAATTGATATTAAAAAGCTTTTGGAGAAATAG